In Niallia sp. FSL W8-0635, one genomic interval encodes:
- a CDS encoding polysaccharide pyruvyl transferase family protein, protein MKNILIRAGMSPLDIFDASYILNNNSIGGNVGNLIYQYSVFRTLMTEDTIITPDYYDYDPSRADEINEKYDCYVIPLADAFRKEFVPTLRKYTQLIKKLKIPVYVIGVGLRAPFEPKLNESFPFDEDVKEFIKAVLEKSNIVGLRGEITSKYLTGLGFKEGVDHTVIGCPSMYTFGRDLNIRETTITKDSMVCVNSSRLSPKNVLDFITRGMEEYPNHYFIPQWLKELRLVHLGAPAIANDSNNYPVKISDSAYANNRVRYPLNAPTWFDFIGQADLSFGARLHGNITATISGTPSIIIPKDARMRELAEYHQLTHVMANEIDEKTRLSDLIEKVDFQQPTKRQAENFDHYIDFLNKNKINHIYKETNHPARIPLEERLAEVNLLPVEVPISACSIEETVARWENFYSGESPQITALKKKVKEKDNKIKKLEGQLNRKSVKLVLKAANVFS, encoded by the coding sequence ATGAAGAATATATTGATTAGAGCAGGTATGTCACCTCTGGATATTTTTGATGCATCATACATACTAAACAATAATTCAATAGGTGGAAATGTTGGAAATCTCATATACCAATATAGTGTTTTCCGTACATTAATGACAGAGGATACAATCATTACACCAGATTACTATGATTATGATCCATCAAGAGCAGATGAAATTAATGAAAAATACGATTGTTATGTCATTCCATTGGCAGATGCGTTTCGAAAAGAATTTGTCCCAACTTTACGAAAGTATACACAGTTAATCAAAAAATTAAAGATTCCAGTCTATGTTATTGGTGTGGGACTTCGTGCTCCGTTTGAGCCAAAATTAAATGAAAGTTTTCCTTTTGATGAAGATGTGAAAGAGTTCATTAAGGCAGTTTTAGAAAAATCAAATATAGTTGGATTAAGAGGAGAGATTACCTCCAAGTATTTGACTGGTTTAGGCTTTAAAGAAGGAGTAGACCATACTGTAATTGGGTGCCCTTCTATGTATACATTTGGCCGAGATTTGAATATTAGAGAAACAACTATTACGAAAGATTCTATGGTATGTGTGAACTCTTCTCGATTATCGCCAAAAAATGTCCTTGACTTCATCACTAGAGGAATGGAGGAATATCCTAATCATTATTTCATTCCACAATGGCTTAAAGAACTAAGGTTAGTACATTTAGGAGCGCCAGCTATTGCAAATGATAGTAACAACTATCCAGTAAAAATTTCTGATTCAGCATATGCAAATAATAGAGTGCGCTATCCTTTGAATGCACCAACTTGGTTTGATTTCATCGGTCAAGCAGATTTAAGCTTTGGAGCTAGATTACATGGGAATATTACGGCAACTATTTCAGGTACACCAAGTATTATTATTCCAAAAGATGCTCGAATGCGGGAATTGGCCGAATACCATCAGCTAACCCATGTGATGGCAAATGAAATTGATGAGAAAACAAGATTATCTGATTTAATTGAAAAAGTAGACTTCCAACAGCCGACAAAACGACAGGCAGAAAATTTTGATCATTATATTGATTTCCTAAATAAAAATAAGATAAATCATATTTATAAAGAAACGAATCATCCAGCTCGTATCCCACTGGAAGAAAGATTGGCAGAAGTGAACTTACTCCCAGTAGAAGTACCAATTAGTGCATGCAGTATTGAAGAAACGGTTGCTAGATGGGAGAATTTCTATTCAGGAGAATCTCCACAAATTACTGCATTGAAAAAGAAAGTAAAAGAAAAAGACAATAAAATTAAAAAGCTAGAAGGACAATTAAATAGAAAATCTGTCAAACTAGTATTAAAAGCTGCAAACGTATTTAGTTAA
- a CDS encoding MalY/PatB family protein, translating to MINNFDEVVNRRNTYSVKWDGGKLIKEMGLTERYDEETIPLFTADMDLPVPQALVDALHRTVDNRIYGYSIFPDEYYEAIQHWFKKRHDWEIERESIVYSPGTVHAINMAVRAFTEPGDGVIIQRPVYPPFTSAVEGNGRVVRNNALLKDKEGYYTIDFADFEEKAKEESTKLFILCNPHNPTGRIFTVEELTHLYEICVKHQVLIIADEIHGDLIRSNQKFTPIAKVAANSDHLITCTAINKTFNVAGLHCTNLIIPNVKLRNKFNKEMGHQLASPFTISALIAVYKEGEEWLEELKEYIDGTMEWVKAYLDEHMPKVKVTIPEGTYIMWMDFGGYGITPEEVHERIYHRANVLLEDGSMFGEEGITYQRICIPSPRPIIKEAIERIAREFADLEKK from the coding sequence GTGATAAATAACTTCGATGAAGTGGTAAATCGACGAAATACTTATTCCGTTAAATGGGACGGTGGAAAGCTTATTAAGGAGATGGGATTAACGGAGCGGTATGATGAAGAGACTATTCCGCTATTTACAGCAGATATGGATTTGCCTGTACCACAAGCCTTAGTAGATGCATTACATAGAACGGTTGATAATCGCATATATGGCTATTCTATTTTTCCTGACGAATATTATGAAGCGATTCAACATTGGTTCAAAAAAAGACATGATTGGGAAATAGAGAGAGAGTCAATTGTCTATAGCCCAGGAACGGTTCATGCGATTAATATGGCTGTTCGTGCGTTTACAGAACCTGGTGATGGGGTAATCATTCAACGCCCTGTTTATCCACCATTCACCTCAGCGGTTGAAGGGAACGGCAGAGTAGTAAGAAATAACGCATTACTGAAAGACAAGGAAGGGTATTATACAATAGATTTTGCTGATTTCGAAGAAAAAGCAAAAGAAGAATCAACGAAGCTATTTATTCTTTGCAATCCCCATAATCCAACTGGACGCATTTTTACAGTGGAAGAACTCACTCATTTATATGAAATTTGTGTGAAACATCAGGTGTTAATTATCGCAGACGAAATTCATGGTGATTTAATAAGAAGTAATCAGAAATTCACCCCCATTGCTAAGGTTGCAGCAAATAGTGATCATTTGATTACATGTACGGCAATCAATAAAACCTTTAATGTGGCAGGACTTCACTGTACAAATTTAATTATTCCGAATGTAAAGCTACGCAATAAATTTAATAAAGAAATGGGACACCAATTGGCTTCTCCTTTTACTATTTCCGCACTTATTGCGGTATATAAGGAAGGAGAGGAATGGTTGGAGGAATTAAAGGAATACATTGATGGAACAATGGAATGGGTAAAGGCATATCTAGATGAACATATGCCAAAAGTAAAAGTAACAATTCCAGAAGGAACCTATATAATGTGGATGGATTTTGGAGGATATGGAATTACCCCCGAAGAAGTACATGAACGGATTTATCATAGAGCCAATGTATTACTGGAGGATGGCAGCATGTTTGGAGAAGAAGGAATTACTTATCAACGAATTTGCATCCCATCTCCGAGACCAATTATTAAAGAAGCGATAGAGAGAATCGCAAGAGAGTTTGCTGATTTGGAAAAAAAATAG
- a CDS encoding ATP-binding protein, whose translation MFITTNVLEIYIEGAMTMLLWNCNRPIRGQITLVLISVLFTTYQFVINHDSFFTIDFFLFTIIAWIVGWRYDLSKYYEKKAKDSEASYRLLMDSLPESIFIQSDSDNKLMYVNHAAVRMMAASSRGELINKSFGEFVSADYIERWKMRVKIAKEKKKPLSHSEYKMKRMDGSVFFYEASCLAVNLNGEKAVLSIGKDVTVSKEVTMNLLQKSEKLAILGEMSAGIAHEIRNPLTAIKGFIQLAKSENPKNKYFEIVLSEIERINSIVGELLFLAKPTADVFLVKDIRSIIQDVVTLIHTQLSLHNIQINEEYDWDMPRILCEEQRLKQVFINLLQNAIEAMPKGGFISIKGTSSGDGNISIEIMDQGVGIPAERISTLGEPFYTTKEKGTGLGLMTCYKIIESHNGRLSFQSKVNKGTKATIIFPAATQETLLGSALH comes from the coding sequence GTGTTCATCACAACGAACGTTTTGGAAATATATATTGAAGGGGCAATGACCATGCTACTTTGGAATTGTAATAGACCAATACGGGGACAAATTACGTTAGTACTAATCTCTGTATTATTTACTACTTACCAATTTGTAATTAATCATGATTCGTTTTTTACCATTGATTTTTTTCTTTTTACGATAATAGCATGGATTGTTGGCTGGAGATATGATCTATCCAAATACTATGAAAAGAAAGCGAAGGATAGTGAAGCAAGTTATCGTCTCCTTATGGATTCCTTGCCTGAATCTATATTTATACAATCGGACTCGGACAATAAGTTAATGTATGTCAATCATGCGGCTGTTAGAATGATGGCAGCATCGAGTAGAGGGGAACTAATCAACAAGTCATTTGGAGAATTTGTGTCGGCAGATTATATAGAACGCTGGAAAATGAGAGTAAAGATAGCGAAGGAAAAAAAGAAACCGCTCTCGCATAGCGAATACAAAATGAAACGGATGGATGGAAGTGTTTTTTTCTATGAAGCATCCTGTTTAGCGGTTAACTTAAATGGAGAAAAGGCAGTTTTATCGATTGGAAAAGACGTTACGGTTAGTAAAGAGGTAACAATGAATTTACTACAGAAATCAGAAAAGCTAGCAATACTAGGAGAAATGTCTGCAGGGATTGCTCATGAAATTAGAAATCCCTTAACAGCCATTAAAGGATTTATTCAACTTGCTAAATCAGAAAATCCCAAAAATAAGTATTTTGAGATTGTATTGTCAGAGATTGAAAGAATTAATAGCATTGTAGGAGAATTGCTTTTTCTTGCGAAGCCGACAGCTGATGTTTTCTTAGTTAAAGATATTCGCAGTATCATTCAAGATGTTGTTACGTTAATACATACACAATTGAGCTTACATAATATACAGATTAATGAAGAGTACGACTGGGATATGCCGAGGATTTTATGTGAAGAACAGCGATTGAAACAAGTATTTATTAATCTCTTACAAAATGCAATCGAAGCTATGCCAAAAGGTGGTTTTATTTCAATTAAGGGAACATCCTCAGGAGATGGAAATATTTCGATTGAAATTATGGATCAAGGTGTAGGAATTCCTGCTGAAAGAATTTCTACACTTGGTGAACCGTTTTATACGACAAAGGAAAAAGGGACAGGTCTTGGTTTAATGACCTGTTATAAAATTATTGAGAGTCATAATGGAAGATTAAGTTTTCAAAGTAAAGTAAACAAAGGGACCAAAGCAACAATCATTTTTCCAGCTGCTACACAGGAAACTTTGCTGGGGTCAGCCCTACATTAA
- a CDS encoding MFS transporter, with translation MDHLNASSKEQSKLNYYLLLAIIFGGFLIFGLSENVKGPAIPIIQADFLLSESQIGFLLAINSLGYLIACTFTAALANKIGIKWTGIVAFASMAVSGICLYLSEKYFALSSSYFLLYIGNGMLEIGLGIMAARIFTKNTGFMMNLAHFFYGLSSMVAPIIASWMMKWTIAGGEFGWRGMYFIVLLLALLPIIPSFFSKFPEEETNDEGNVSYRFLLRDPVAWLIVMILSFGVVSELAVGGWLVNFLIKAYSWNVETASGMLSMFFLFFMLSRLLLGPLTDKIGYTLSIMIFAAFSGICSFAGIIIGEKGAILFAIAGIGIAPIYPTVMALLAKRYPKGTGTAITFTVTLMGIASVLGNLLIGVIIDGINHLFNTSNGVIGQQAGYGFIALLSLLCSICCVILFYYLRKKKEII, from the coding sequence ATGGATCATTTAAACGCTTCTAGTAAAGAACAGTCCAAGCTTAATTACTATCTTCTTCTTGCTATCATTTTTGGCGGTTTTCTTATTTTCGGACTATCAGAGAACGTTAAAGGACCTGCCATTCCTATCATTCAGGCTGATTTCCTTTTAAGTGAGTCGCAAATAGGATTTTTACTTGCAATCAACTCACTCGGTTATTTAATTGCCTGTACATTTACAGCTGCCCTAGCTAATAAAATTGGCATTAAATGGACAGGTATTGTTGCTTTTGCATCAATGGCTGTCTCTGGAATATGTCTTTATCTCTCTGAAAAATATTTTGCCCTTTCTTCCTCCTATTTCCTTTTATACATTGGAAATGGGATGCTTGAAATTGGTCTAGGCATAATGGCTGCTCGTATTTTCACGAAAAATACTGGCTTTATGATGAATCTTGCACACTTTTTCTATGGTTTAAGTTCTATGGTGGCACCAATTATTGCATCTTGGATGATGAAATGGACAATCGCGGGGGGAGAATTTGGCTGGCGAGGGATGTATTTTATTGTGTTACTATTAGCACTACTGCCTATCATCCCTTCTTTCTTCAGTAAATTTCCAGAGGAAGAAACAAACGACGAAGGGAATGTTTCTTATCGATTTTTACTTCGGGATCCAGTTGCCTGGCTCATTGTGATGATTCTTTCCTTTGGAGTAGTTTCTGAACTAGCTGTTGGAGGCTGGTTAGTTAACTTTTTAATTAAAGCGTATTCATGGAATGTAGAAACAGCTTCCGGAATGTTATCGATGTTTTTCTTATTTTTTATGCTTTCAAGACTATTGCTTGGCCCTTTAACAGATAAAATCGGCTATACCTTGTCCATCATGATTTTTGCTGCTTTCTCAGGTATTTGCAGTTTTGCTGGCATTATCATTGGAGAAAAAGGGGCCATTCTTTTTGCGATTGCAGGAATTGGCATCGCCCCCATTTATCCTACTGTTATGGCATTATTAGCGAAAAGATATCCCAAAGGAACTGGTACAGCCATTACCTTTACGGTTACATTGATGGGAATTGCAAGTGTACTAGGAAATCTGCTTATAGGAGTCATTATAGATGGGATAAATCATCTGTTTAATACGAGTAATGGTGTCATTGGACAGCAAGCAGGATATGGATTTATTGCCTTGCTATCCCTACTTTGCTCCATTTGCTGTGTCATTTTATTCTACTATTTACGGAAAAAGAAGGAGATCATCTAA
- a CDS encoding YdeI/OmpD-associated family protein, with the protein MSKTIVDKLNLKKYKKLAILNEPNETEYFPELEAYDTELLNKYDAVFAFVLNMEEMRETIHAIIQSDSLNKKGYIFLAYPKKGNKVYSTYIHRDELFKGLDTNSEGYVGTSTIKFARMVGLDDVFTVIGLKEEEKNKAKTVSSKASQRVDDYIEKMPDIEKDLTDSPKLLAFYQSLTPGYRKEWARYVYSAKQEETRVKRKEEMKMILESGYKTRDLYRRSQRSGE; encoded by the coding sequence ATGTCAAAAACAATTGTCGATAAATTAAATTTAAAAAAGTATAAAAAACTTGCAATTCTTAATGAACCAAATGAAACGGAATATTTTCCAGAGTTAGAGGCATATGATACGGAGCTTCTAAACAAATATGATGCTGTATTTGCATTTGTACTAAATATGGAGGAGATGCGAGAAACAATCCATGCAATTATTCAAAGCGATTCTTTAAATAAGAAGGGATATATCTTTTTAGCGTATCCAAAGAAAGGGAATAAAGTTTATTCGACTTATATTCACCGAGATGAACTATTTAAGGGATTAGATACAAATTCAGAGGGATATGTTGGTACAAGTACAATAAAATTTGCTCGAATGGTTGGCTTGGATGATGTTTTCACAGTAATTGGCTTAAAAGAAGAAGAAAAAAACAAAGCAAAAACTGTTTCCTCCAAAGCAAGCCAGCGTGTCGATGATTACATAGAAAAAATGCCAGATATTGAAAAGGATTTAACAGATTCTCCAAAGCTATTAGCCTTTTACCAATCTCTAACACCAGGGTATCGGAAGGAATGGGCGCGGTATGTGTATAGTGCAAAGCAAGAAGAAACTAGAGTAAAGAGGAAAGAAGAGATGAAGATGATTCTAGAGTCTGGGTATAAAACTAGGGATCTATATCGAAGAAGTCAGAGAAGTGGAGAATAA
- a CDS encoding 3-ketoacyl-ACP reductase — protein MAQTLKGKVAFITGAGRGIGKAVAVALANEGVNVGLLARTEEALKVVVTEVEALGVKAAYASVDVSSLQEVNQAIASLTNELGKADILINNAGIGKFESLLDMNPEEWKKIIDVNLMGPYYVTRAVLPQLIEKNGGDIINISSTNGLNGAATSSAYSASKFGLIGMTESLAQEVRRNNIRVTSLTPSTVATELAVQTDLIKGSAEKYMQPEDIAELIVSQLKLHPRIYVKTATVIGTNPF, from the coding sequence ATGGCACAAACTTTAAAAGGAAAAGTTGCATTTATCACAGGAGCTGGAAGAGGAATTGGGAAAGCTGTAGCGGTTGCATTAGCAAATGAAGGCGTAAATGTTGGCTTACTTGCTCGTACAGAGGAAGCGTTAAAAGTAGTAGTAACAGAGGTTGAAGCACTTGGAGTTAAAGCTGCTTATGCATCTGTTGACGTATCTTCCTTACAAGAAGTAAATCAAGCAATTGCTTCATTAACAAACGAGCTTGGAAAAGCAGATATTTTAATTAATAATGCTGGTATTGGAAAATTCGAGTCTTTATTAGACATGAATCCTGAAGAATGGAAGAAAATCATTGATGTAAATCTAATGGGTCCATACTATGTAACTCGAGCAGTTTTACCACAATTAATTGAAAAAAATGGTGGAGATATTATCAATATTTCTTCAACAAATGGTTTAAATGGGGCTGCAACATCTAGTGCTTACAGTGCTTCTAAATTTGGTCTAATTGGCATGACAGAATCATTGGCACAAGAGGTACGTAGAAACAATATTCGCGTTACCTCCTTAACACCAAGCACGGTTGCGACAGAGTTAGCTGTTCAAACAGATTTAATTAAAGGCAGTGCAGAGAAGTACATGCAGCCAGAAGATATTGCTGAACTGATTGTTTCACAGCTAAAATTACATCCAAGAATTTATGTAAAAACAGCTACTGTAATAGGAACAAATCCTTTCTAA
- a CDS encoding aldo/keto reductase, which translates to MDYVTLNNGLKMPQLGFGVWQVPDEEAAVAVTNAFKVGYTSIDTAMVYRNEQGVGKAIKDSSIPREDLFITTKVWNSDQGYENTLRAFDESLERLGLDYVDLYLIHWPTPQFDEYVDTYKALEKLYKDGRVKAIGVCNFEIEHLERILKECEVKPVLNQVECHPYLAQNELKEFCAKHDIFVEAWSPLDQGGEVLQDEVIKQIAETKGKTPAQIVLRWHLQNNTIVIPKSVTPSRIEENFQVFDFELTDEEMKRINELNRDRRKGPHPNDMNNR; encoded by the coding sequence ATGGACTATGTTACATTAAATAATGGCTTAAAGATGCCCCAGCTAGGATTTGGCGTATGGCAGGTTCCAGATGAGGAAGCGGCTGTTGCTGTTACGAATGCCTTTAAAGTTGGCTATACTTCTATTGATACAGCGATGGTATATCGAAATGAACAAGGCGTTGGGAAAGCAATTAAAGATTCATCTATCCCTCGTGAAGATTTATTTATCACAACAAAGGTTTGGAATAGTGATCAGGGCTATGAGAATACGCTAAGAGCATTTGATGAAAGCTTAGAAAGATTAGGACTTGATTATGTTGATCTCTATTTGATTCACTGGCCAACTCCACAATTTGATGAGTATGTTGATACATATAAGGCATTAGAAAAATTATATAAAGATGGCAGAGTGAAGGCAATTGGTGTTTGTAACTTTGAAATCGAGCATTTAGAGCGCATTTTAAAGGAATGTGAAGTGAAGCCTGTCTTGAACCAGGTAGAATGTCATCCATACCTTGCGCAAAATGAGCTTAAAGAATTTTGTGCAAAGCATGATATTTTTGTTGAGGCTTGGAGCCCACTTGATCAAGGGGGAGAAGTCCTACAAGATGAAGTGATTAAACAAATCGCAGAAACGAAAGGGAAAACACCAGCACAAATAGTGTTACGTTGGCATTTGCAAAATAATACAATTGTCATTCCGAAATCAGTGACCCCATCACGTATTGAAGAAAACTTCCAAGTATTTGATTTCGAATTAACGGATGAAGAAATGAAGCGTATTAATGAGCTAAACCGCGACAGACGAAAAGGTCCACATCCGAATGATATGAATAATCGATAA
- a CDS encoding nitroreductase family protein: MSQLEQVMKSRKSVRVYDPTYKIDKQELEEILEVATSAPSSSNLQSWRFIVIQDQEIKKELRAIGNNQVQIEDSSAIIAVLGDTEAYRNVEDIYKQNVSLGYMDQSIADRTINNTQNLYPNLPKHTLAQIASYDAGLISMQILLLAKERGYDSVVMGGFDKLAFAKRFELPENEFPITLIAIGKAVEPAFHTSRLPIEKVAKFY, from the coding sequence ATGTCACAATTAGAACAAGTTATGAAGAGTCGTAAATCAGTTAGAGTGTATGATCCTACTTACAAAATAGATAAGCAGGAATTAGAAGAAATCTTAGAGGTAGCAACAAGTGCACCATCTTCAAGTAATCTGCAATCTTGGAGATTTATTGTTATCCAAGATCAAGAAATCAAAAAAGAGTTACGAGCAATTGGGAACAATCAGGTACAAATTGAAGATTCTTCTGCTATTATTGCTGTATTAGGAGATACAGAGGCTTATAGAAATGTAGAGGATATCTATAAACAAAATGTATCTCTTGGATATATGGACCAGTCGATTGCAGATAGAACAATAAATAATACACAAAACCTATACCCAAATCTTCCAAAACATACACTAGCACAAATTGCTAGTTACGATGCAGGTTTAATTTCCATGCAGATTTTATTATTAGCAAAAGAACGCGGGTATGATAGTGTTGTGATGGGCGGCTTTGATAAATTAGCGTTTGCTAAACGTTTTGAACTACCGGAAAACGAATTTCCTATAACACTAATTGCAATCGGAAAAGCAGTGGAACCTGCTTTCCATACAAGCAGATTACCAATAGAAAAAGTGGCGAAATTTTATTAA
- a CDS encoding alanine/glycine:cation symporter family protein — MNIIEKLIASGNTVLWGYVLIAVLLGLGIYFTIGSKFAQIRYVKEMFRLLRVKEKPPEHTEKKQISSLQAFFVGAGTRIGTGNLAGVAIALAIGGPGAVFWMWMVAILGSASSFVENTLAQIYKAKDNGRFKGGPAYYMKKQLNKKWMSALFAVMMILSYGTTFNAVQSNTIAVALENSFGLSPIIAGIALVILTSLVVFGGIKRIADISSLIVPFMALGYILLAVFVVITNITEIPHVLALIFKSAFGMEQVVGGGIAAAIMNGVKRGLFSNGAGIGGDPIAAATASVSHPAKQGFIQALGVFFDTLLVCSATAFIILTSDAYGSGLTGIELSQAAMAEHFGTWGGLFLGIAIFLFAFTSIIGCYYYGEANLPFISKSKTFLNFYRVLALGMVMFGAVANLQIVWDLADFTMAIMALVNLVAIAILGPIAFKALDHYMKQRKLGKEPVFYRNDIKGLKGVEAWPLRKKESIKEVV, encoded by the coding sequence GTGAATATTATTGAAAAGTTAATCGCAAGTGGAAATACGGTACTTTGGGGGTATGTGTTGATAGCCGTTTTACTTGGGCTTGGGATATACTTCACCATTGGATCAAAATTTGCACAAATCAGGTATGTAAAAGAAATGTTTCGTTTATTGAGAGTGAAAGAGAAGCCACCTGAACACACAGAGAAAAAACAAATTTCTTCTCTACAAGCATTTTTCGTAGGGGCAGGTACTCGAATTGGTACAGGCAATCTTGCAGGAGTAGCCATTGCCTTAGCAATTGGAGGACCTGGAGCAGTATTTTGGATGTGGATGGTAGCTATTCTCGGCAGTGCAAGTTCATTTGTGGAAAATACTTTGGCACAAATTTATAAAGCAAAAGACAATGGCCGTTTCAAAGGTGGTCCTGCCTACTATATGAAAAAGCAGCTGAATAAAAAGTGGATGAGTGCCCTTTTCGCTGTCATGATGATTCTTTCATATGGTACTACCTTTAATGCAGTACAGAGTAATACGATTGCTGTTGCATTAGAAAACTCATTTGGCCTTAGTCCCATTATCGCTGGAATTGCCTTGGTCATTCTTACTAGTTTAGTTGTTTTTGGCGGTATTAAACGTATTGCTGATATTTCATCTCTTATCGTTCCCTTTATGGCCTTAGGCTATATTCTCCTTGCAGTCTTTGTAGTAATCACCAATATTACAGAGATTCCTCATGTTTTAGCATTAATTTTTAAAAGCGCCTTCGGTATGGAACAAGTAGTTGGCGGTGGAATTGCTGCAGCTATTATGAATGGAGTTAAAAGAGGTCTCTTCTCCAATGGAGCTGGGATTGGAGGAGATCCAATTGCGGCCGCAACTGCATCTGTTTCTCACCCAGCCAAACAAGGGTTTATCCAAGCTCTAGGTGTATTCTTTGATACTTTACTCGTTTGTTCTGCAACTGCCTTTATTATCCTAACTTCTGATGCATATGGATCAGGCTTAACAGGCATTGAATTATCACAAGCAGCGATGGCAGAGCACTTTGGCACATGGGGTGGATTATTCTTAGGTATTGCCATATTCCTATTCGCCTTCACTTCCATCATCGGATGCTACTACTACGGCGAAGCAAACTTACCGTTTATTAGTAAAAGTAAAACATTCCTAAACTTTTATCGAGTATTAGCACTTGGAATGGTAATGTTTGGTGCAGTAGCTAATTTGCAAATCGTTTGGGATTTAGCAGACTTTACGATGGCAATAATGGCACTTGTTAACTTAGTTGCGATTGCAATTCTTGGACCTATTGCCTTTAAAGCACTAGACCATTATATGAAACAGCGAAAGCTAGGGAAAGAACCTGTTTTCTACCGAAACGATATTAAAGGGCTCAAAGGAGTCGAAGCTTGGCCGTTAAGGAAGAAAGAGTCGATTAAAGAAGTTGTATAG
- a CDS encoding FUSC family protein, with the protein MTTNKWNEQAILVIKIAIGSAIAYQVSKLLGLSHSYLAPLSLILCLQPSLNQSVQFSFRRVVGTIIGVLMTTFIIQYVPMTSWVLGILLLVGTGIAVLFKLNAVILHQVALSILLVFALEKNASDYGLDRMTGTLIGSIIAIILQLFIFPPNSLKKVVRNYETLTEKYSDLFLHIAAWIESDLGKEKAGEIDGLKKNLLQAIETTQQNLQSAKKI; encoded by the coding sequence ATGACCACAAATAAATGGAATGAACAGGCAATCTTAGTCATAAAAATAGCTATCGGATCTGCCATCGCTTACCAAGTATCAAAGCTTCTAGGCTTAAGCCATTCTTATTTAGCACCGCTATCGCTTATTTTATGCTTACAGCCATCACTAAATCAGTCTGTCCAATTTTCTTTCCGCAGAGTAGTGGGAACCATCATTGGTGTGCTTATGACAACTTTTATCATACAATACGTTCCAATGACTAGCTGGGTGCTAGGAATATTACTTCTCGTGGGAACAGGGATTGCCGTGCTATTCAAATTAAATGCAGTAATTCTCCATCAAGTTGCGTTATCCATTTTATTAGTCTTTGCCTTAGAAAAAAATGCTAGTGATTATGGATTGGATCGGATGACAGGCACGTTAATCGGATCGATAATCGCTATCATCTTACAATTATTTATTTTTCCACCGAATTCTCTGAAAAAGGTAGTAAGAAATTACGAAACGCTTACAGAAAAATACTCTGATTTATTTCTTCATATTGCAGCTTGGATAGAATCAGATTTAGGAAAAGAAAAAGCTGGGGAAATAGATGGATTAAAAAAGAATCTGCTTCAAGCAATAGAGACTACGCAGCAGAATCTTCAATCAGCAAAAAAAATATAA